One Mycolicibacterium sarraceniae genomic window carries:
- a CDS encoding bifunctional phosphatase PAP2/diacylglycerol kinase family protein, with product MTSRSLLEGQGIRQITGGLGTLDREVFEAVAESPTALLDKAMPILTRAADHSKLWFAIAAALAATGSPSVRRGAGRGVVTLAVTSLVTNQFAKRVWKRQRPTGSLVPLVRRARRMPTSNSFPSGHSASAAAFAVGVGLESAPVGLGLALVAGLVGLSRVATGAHYPGDVFAGFGIGAAIAVLGGRLVPPVVPATLPMTEPLSIETPERPEGEGVVLVVNPASGSGNGARVIDEVRAKLPKAEIVELGEDDDPEAVLRSAAQRAEVLGVGGGDGTVAGAAAVAVEAGLPLAVFPAGTFNHFAKDIGCDTVERTVTAIRTGSASYVDLVCLNEDQLVINTASIGAYPAFVRTREKLEHKIGKPMAGLYAMLHTLRREKPVRIRYDNKTLETSLFFLGNSVYLPSGFAPSRRTRMDDGLIDIRILETGRRFSRLRILTAIVLGRLERSPLYHEMQVPEFSFEAVDGPTSLARDGEVGDSYVHASFSARYRALPVFRPLP from the coding sequence CTCGACCGCGAGGTGTTCGAGGCCGTCGCCGAATCCCCGACCGCGCTGCTGGACAAGGCGATGCCGATCCTGACCCGCGCTGCCGACCATTCCAAGCTGTGGTTCGCCATCGCCGCGGCGCTGGCCGCGACGGGATCGCCCTCGGTGCGCCGCGGCGCCGGGCGGGGAGTCGTCACGCTGGCCGTGACCAGTCTGGTGACCAATCAGTTCGCCAAGCGGGTGTGGAAACGGCAGCGGCCCACGGGCAGCCTCGTGCCGTTGGTGCGGCGGGCGCGCAGGATGCCGACGTCGAACTCGTTTCCGTCCGGACATTCGGCCAGCGCGGCCGCCTTCGCCGTGGGGGTGGGCCTGGAGAGTGCGCCGGTGGGGCTCGGGCTGGCACTAGTGGCCGGCCTGGTCGGCCTGTCGCGGGTGGCCACCGGGGCGCACTATCCCGGCGACGTGTTCGCCGGCTTCGGCATCGGAGCCGCGATCGCAGTGCTGGGCGGGCGGCTGGTTCCACCCGTCGTGCCGGCCACGTTGCCGATGACCGAACCCTTGAGCATCGAGACCCCCGAGCGTCCCGAGGGCGAAGGCGTCGTCCTGGTGGTCAACCCCGCCTCGGGCAGCGGGAACGGCGCCCGCGTGATCGACGAGGTCCGCGCGAAACTGCCCAAGGCCGAGATCGTCGAACTCGGTGAGGACGACGACCCCGAGGCTGTGTTGCGGTCGGCCGCCCAACGCGCCGAGGTGCTCGGTGTCGGTGGCGGCGACGGCACGGTGGCGGGCGCGGCCGCGGTGGCCGTCGAAGCAGGGTTACCGCTGGCGGTCTTCCCCGCCGGCACCTTCAACCACTTCGCCAAGGACATCGGCTGCGACACCGTCGAGCGCACTGTCACGGCCATCCGCACCGGCAGCGCGTCGTACGTAGATCTGGTCTGCCTCAACGAAGACCAGCTGGTGATCAACACCGCCAGCATCGGCGCCTACCCGGCCTTCGTCCGGACCCGCGAGAAGCTTGAGCACAAGATCGGCAAGCCGATGGCCGGCTTGTACGCGATGCTGCACACTCTGCGCCGCGAGAAACCGGTGCGGATCCGCTACGACAACAAGACTCTCGAGACGTCGTTGTTCTTCTTGGGCAATTCGGTCTATCTCCCATCGGGTTTCGCGCCGTCACGACGCACCCGCATGGACGACGGGCTGATCGATATCCGCATCCTGGAAACCGGCCGGCGGTTTAGCCGGCTGCGCATCCTCACCGCGATCGTGCTGGGCCGCTTGGAACGCAGCCCGCTCTATCACGAGATGCAGGTGCCGGAATTCTCGTTCGAAGCGGTCGACGGTCCGACATCGCTGGCGCGCGACGGCGAGGTCGGCGACAGCTACGTCCACGCCAGTTTCAGTGCGCGCTATCGGGCACTGCCGGTCTTTCGACCGCTGCCGTAA